In the Arachis ipaensis cultivar K30076 chromosome B10, Araip1.1, whole genome shotgun sequence genome, one interval contains:
- the LOC107621928 gene encoding uncharacterized protein LOC107621928 isoform X1 has translation MVAENDEMAIGIGWPLGLGFFNMRLRVVDSLPSAYSVAPYSLHIPSTSFSSFSSSNLDTEKQSSASFFQDKSVSLAQLIGATQGERENLYLSNSMRLEEERQKKLAKGSYNGSEEQSVEDMCRGICIPILLHTLQRISIKTKKT, from the exons ATGGTTGCAGAG AATGATGAGATGGCTATTGGTATTGGATGGCCACTTGGGCTTGGCTTCTTCAATATGAGACTTAGAGTTGTGGATTCTCTTCCATCTGCTTATTCAGTTGCACCATACTCATTGCACATACCATCCACCAGTTTCTCTTCATTCTCATCCTCAAATCTAGATACTGAG AAACAGTCGTCGGCTTCGTTCTTTCAAGACAAGAGTGTGTCTCTTGCTCAGCTAATTGGAGCTACACAAGGAGAGAGAGAAAACTTGTATTTGTCAAACTCAATGAGGTTGGAAGAAGAGAGGCAGAAGAAACTGGCAAAGGGTTCTTACAATGGCTCTGAAGAACAAAGTGTGGAGGATATGTGTAGAGGCATTTGTATTCCCATATTGCTTCATACCCTTCAAAGGATTAGCATTAAGACTAAGAAGACTTGA
- the LOC107621928 gene encoding uncharacterized protein LOC107621928 isoform X2, whose amino-acid sequence MVAENDEMAIGIGWPLGLGFFNMRLRVVDSLPSAYSVAPYSLHIPSTSFSSFSSSNLDTESSASFFQDKSVSLAQLIGATQGERENLYLSNSMRLEEERQKKLAKGSYNGSEEQSVEDMCRGICIPILLHTLQRISIKTKKT is encoded by the exons ATGGTTGCAGAG AATGATGAGATGGCTATTGGTATTGGATGGCCACTTGGGCTTGGCTTCTTCAATATGAGACTTAGAGTTGTGGATTCTCTTCCATCTGCTTATTCAGTTGCACCATACTCATTGCACATACCATCCACCAGTTTCTCTTCATTCTCATCCTCAAATCTAGATACTGAG TCGTCGGCTTCGTTCTTTCAAGACAAGAGTGTGTCTCTTGCTCAGCTAATTGGAGCTACACAAGGAGAGAGAGAAAACTTGTATTTGTCAAACTCAATGAGGTTGGAAGAAGAGAGGCAGAAGAAACTGGCAAAGGGTTCTTACAATGGCTCTGAAGAACAAAGTGTGGAGGATATGTGTAGAGGCATTTGTATTCCCATATTGCTTCATACCCTTCAAAGGATTAGCATTAAGACTAAGAAGACTTGA
- the LOC107621928 gene encoding uncharacterized protein LOC107621928 isoform X3, which yields MVAENDEMAIGIGWPLGLGFFNMRLRVVDSLPSAYSVAPYSLHIPSTSFSSFSSSNLDTELIGATQGERENLYLSNSMRLEEERQKKLAKGSYNGSEEQSVEDMCRGICIPILLHTLQRISIKTKKT from the exons ATGGTTGCAGAG AATGATGAGATGGCTATTGGTATTGGATGGCCACTTGGGCTTGGCTTCTTCAATATGAGACTTAGAGTTGTGGATTCTCTTCCATCTGCTTATTCAGTTGCACCATACTCATTGCACATACCATCCACCAGTTTCTCTTCATTCTCATCCTCAAATCTAGATACTGAG CTAATTGGAGCTACACAAGGAGAGAGAGAAAACTTGTATTTGTCAAACTCAATGAGGTTGGAAGAAGAGAGGCAGAAGAAACTGGCAAAGGGTTCTTACAATGGCTCTGAAGAACAAAGTGTGGAGGATATGTGTAGAGGCATTTGTATTCCCATATTGCTTCATACCCTTCAAAGGATTAGCATTAAGACTAAGAAGACTTGA
- the LOC107624286 gene encoding protein NUCLEAR FUSION DEFECTIVE 6, chloroplastic/mitochondrial isoform X1, giving the protein MSAASAARSFLRSAASRTSGTARLAAGARVRPTEPLFRVPKQSSLSNRIFRSPVALSSCVESMLPYHTATASALLTSMLSVSRHSYGWTPEGQEKTR; this is encoded by the exons ATGTCCGCCGCGTCAGCCGCCAGGTCATTTCTGCGCTCCGCCGCCTCTCGAACTTCCGGGACGGCGAGATTAGCTGCCGGAGCTAGAGTAAGGCCCACCGAACCGCTGTTTCGTGTCCCGAAGCAAAGCTCACTCTCTAACCGCATTTTCAG GTCGCCAGTGGCGTTGAGTAGCTGCGTGGAATCGATGCTTCCTTACCACACTGCAACTGCTTCGGCATTGCTCACTTCCATGCTTTCTGTATCTCGCCACTCTTATGGTTGGACCCCTGAAG GGCAAGAGAAGACtagatga
- the LOC107624286 gene encoding protein NUCLEAR FUSION DEFECTIVE 6, chloroplastic/mitochondrial isoform X3, with product MSAASAARSFLRSAASRTSGTARLAAGARVRPTEPLFRVPKQSSLSNRIFRSPVALSSCVESMLPYHTATASALLTSMLSVSRHSYGWTPEDG from the exons ATGTCCGCCGCGTCAGCCGCCAGGTCATTTCTGCGCTCCGCCGCCTCTCGAACTTCCGGGACGGCGAGATTAGCTGCCGGAGCTAGAGTAAGGCCCACCGAACCGCTGTTTCGTGTCCCGAAGCAAAGCTCACTCTCTAACCGCATTTTCAG GTCGCCAGTGGCGTTGAGTAGCTGCGTGGAATCGATGCTTCCTTACCACACTGCAACTGCTTCGGCATTGCTCACTTCCATGCTTTCTGTATCTCGCCACTCTTATGGTTGGACCCCTGAAG ATGGATGA
- the LOC107624286 gene encoding protein NUCLEAR FUSION DEFECTIVE 6, chloroplastic/mitochondrial isoform X2 has product MSAASAARSFLRSAASRTSGTARLAAGARVRPTEPLFRVPKQSSLSNRIFRSPVALSSCVESMLPYHTATASALLTSMLSVSRHSYGWTPEGS; this is encoded by the exons ATGTCCGCCGCGTCAGCCGCCAGGTCATTTCTGCGCTCCGCCGCCTCTCGAACTTCCGGGACGGCGAGATTAGCTGCCGGAGCTAGAGTAAGGCCCACCGAACCGCTGTTTCGTGTCCCGAAGCAAAGCTCACTCTCTAACCGCATTTTCAG GTCGCCAGTGGCGTTGAGTAGCTGCGTGGAATCGATGCTTCCTTACCACACTGCAACTGCTTCGGCATTGCTCACTTCCATGCTTTCTGTATCTCGCCACTCTTATGGTTGGACCCCTGAAG GGTCGTGA
- the LOC107624446 gene encoding uncharacterized protein At4g28440: protein MEEGSDSSKHNNKKPTKRKPVFTKVDQLKPGTTGHTLVANVLSSNTVLHKGRPTPPSLRPTLIAECLIGDETGTIIFTARNQQVDLMKAGTTVILRNAKIDMFKGSMRLAVDKWGRIEVTEPAKFTVKEDNNLSLVEYELVNVVEE, encoded by the exons ATGGAAGAAGGAAGTGACAGCAGCAAACACAACAACAAGAAGCCAACCAAGAGAAAACCAGTGTTCACCAAAGTGGATCAGCTCAAACCTGGTACCACCGGTCACACCTTGGTCGCTAATGTTTTATCTTCAAACACTGTTCTCCACAAAGGAAGACCCACCCCTCCCTCTCTTCGCCCCACTCTCATCGCCGAGTGCCTCATCGGCGACGAAACCGGCACCATCATCTTCACCGCTCGCAACCAACAAG TTGACTTAATGAAGGCTGGAACCACCGTAATTCTTCGTAATGCAAAGATTGACATGTTCAAGGGTTCAATGAGGCTAGCTGTTGACAAATGGGGCCGGATCGAGGTAACTGAACCAGCGAAATTCACAGTGAAAGAAGATAACAACCTCTCTCTGGTTGAATATGAATTGGTGAATGTGGTTGAAGAATAA